From Coraliomargarita parva, one genomic window encodes:
- a CDS encoding sialate O-acetylesterase — MKKKKVFLLAGQSNMDGRGDGSQLTAEDLQRLESAQRKVLLAYNGNSPVPLGITPASGSVRNKFKLDQVFGPELFFGIELHQVWPDEDILLIKRSLGGTSLYGCWNANWSHEKASLMGEEGKPRLYQEFIDDTHRMLSGLSPDSYEICGMLWVQGEHDGNVNMFGPKPAEMYGEHLQDLIRSVRKELELPELPFLLLEVSRGKVVEGMQATAAILQNVTFIPQSQDPQAANYLPKYGPPVGHYNYTGMKRIGQMFAEACLKSYA; from the coding sequence ATGAAGAAAAAGAAGGTATTTTTACTCGCGGGCCAATCTAATATGGATGGTCGTGGTGATGGGAGTCAGCTCACCGCAGAAGATTTGCAGCGTTTGGAGAGTGCGCAGCGGAAAGTGTTGCTGGCATACAATGGGAACTCGCCGGTTCCGCTGGGAATTACTCCGGCATCGGGATCGGTTCGTAATAAGTTTAAGCTGGATCAGGTCTTTGGTCCCGAATTGTTCTTCGGTATCGAGCTGCATCAAGTTTGGCCGGATGAGGATATCCTTTTGATTAAGCGCTCGCTCGGTGGCACTTCACTCTATGGTTGTTGGAATGCCAACTGGAGCCATGAGAAAGCGTCGCTGATGGGCGAAGAAGGCAAGCCGAGGCTCTATCAGGAGTTTATCGATGATACACACCGGATGCTCTCCGGTCTATCGCCGGATTCCTACGAGATCTGCGGGATGCTGTGGGTGCAGGGAGAACATGATGGAAATGTGAACATGTTTGGTCCGAAGCCTGCAGAAATGTATGGCGAGCATTTGCAGGATTTGATTCGTTCGGTCCGAAAAGAATTGGAGCTTCCGGAATTACCATTCCTCCTTTTGGAGGTGAGCCGGGGGAAAGTAGTGGAAGGCATGCAGGCGACTGCCGCGATCCTGCAGAACGTGACTTTTATTCCTCAGAGTCAAGACCCTCAGGCTGCCAACTATCTGCCTAAATACGGTCCACCCGTCGGGCATTACAACTACACCGGAATGAAACGTATCGGGCAGATGTTCGCCGAGGCTTGCCTGAAGTCTTACGCCTGA
- a CDS encoding beta-mannosidase yields MKVHQSLNDGWQFSQSDRNEFYPAEVPGCVHTDLLQHGLIPEPFWGRNELELQYLEDLDWTYRLEFEADPALFGEDFLELVAEGLDTVATVTLNGVVLGQEENMYIEHRYAVKEHLREGSNQLEITFQSPNTYIDAHWDGEPLMEMCQLKPGRSRIRKAAYSFGWDWGPRFPTSGIWRPIRLEAWSRDRLESVRMVQQHADGQVKLTFEPRLVNQSSAELKGTVSLAGEVVAEVIGNEAVIENPQLWWPNGYGEQPLYEVSLECVDTDAVVLGTWEKRIGLRTIKLDMHPDEWGECFQFLVNGKPIFAKGANWIPADAFPNRVERERYDNILTSAVEANMNMIRIWGGGIYEFEDFYDLCDEKGLLVWQDFMFACSLFRGDQPFLDSVRVEASQAVKRLAHRACLALWCGNNECEQKHVELMETEERMQSYEALFYKLLPEVVEELDGVTDYWPSSPHNPDGYQYGKDNPRAGDTHHWAVWHSRKPVKIYEEEVYRFYSEFGMQSFSSPEVAATFCNPEDMNIFGPVMENHQKNGSGGTSGNLVVFDYMARMYRFPKDYRATAYISQLNQAYCMKVAIEHMRRNQPRCMGALYWQLNDCWPVSSWSSVEFGGRWRALNHEARRFYAPAMLSLKVIGEEKIGQNNYYHNSMSGVEIFTVFDGLEEVSGTVNWFLETLDGQLVKKGSLDVTLRYGESIMQESLDFTEELASHGKTNLLLRAEMKAGDYPVSYKTALFSTPRFINLERAPIIANVTPVESGVYELELLTKSYHHMVQIDLPGIEFKCSDNYFDLHAGTSRVITLEIPSKPEASVVESSLTTYSLVDSYS; encoded by the coding sequence ATGAAAGTCCATCAATCCCTGAATGACGGCTGGCAGTTTTCCCAGTCCGACCGTAACGAATTTTACCCGGCCGAAGTCCCTGGCTGCGTCCATACTGATTTATTGCAGCACGGCTTGATTCCTGAACCTTTTTGGGGGCGAAACGAGCTGGAACTTCAGTATCTGGAAGATCTGGACTGGACGTATCGGTTGGAGTTTGAGGCGGATCCGGCTTTGTTCGGTGAGGACTTTCTCGAACTGGTGGCCGAAGGCTTGGATACCGTGGCAACGGTGACTCTGAACGGAGTGGTCCTCGGTCAAGAGGAGAACATGTATATTGAGCATCGCTATGCGGTAAAGGAGCACCTCCGGGAGGGCTCCAATCAATTGGAGATCACATTCCAGAGCCCGAATACTTATATCGATGCGCATTGGGATGGTGAACCTTTAATGGAAATGTGTCAGCTTAAGCCCGGACGTTCCCGCATTCGTAAGGCTGCGTATTCCTTTGGATGGGACTGGGGGCCGCGTTTTCCCACCAGCGGTATCTGGCGTCCGATTCGTCTGGAAGCCTGGAGCCGGGATCGCTTGGAGTCGGTGCGCATGGTGCAGCAGCATGCTGACGGGCAGGTGAAGCTGACTTTCGAGCCGAGGTTGGTTAATCAAAGTTCGGCGGAGTTGAAGGGCACAGTCAGTTTGGCTGGTGAAGTTGTGGCTGAAGTCATCGGCAATGAAGCCGTGATTGAAAACCCACAGCTCTGGTGGCCTAATGGCTATGGGGAGCAGCCGCTCTACGAGGTGTCCCTTGAATGTGTCGATACCGATGCGGTCGTGCTCGGAACTTGGGAGAAACGGATTGGTCTGCGGACCATTAAGTTGGACATGCACCCGGATGAATGGGGCGAGTGCTTCCAGTTTTTGGTCAACGGGAAGCCGATCTTTGCGAAAGGCGCCAACTGGATCCCAGCGGATGCCTTTCCGAACCGGGTCGAGCGGGAACGTTACGACAACATTCTGACGTCTGCGGTGGAGGCGAACATGAACATGATTCGCATCTGGGGCGGGGGGATCTACGAGTTCGAGGATTTCTACGACCTCTGTGATGAAAAGGGACTCCTCGTTTGGCAGGACTTCATGTTTGCCTGTTCCTTGTTCCGTGGCGACCAGCCCTTCCTTGATAGCGTGCGGGTCGAGGCCAGTCAGGCTGTCAAACGTCTGGCGCACCGTGCCTGTCTGGCGCTGTGGTGCGGTAACAATGAGTGTGAGCAGAAGCATGTCGAACTGATGGAAACCGAAGAGCGCATGCAGTCCTACGAAGCGCTCTTCTATAAGCTGTTGCCGGAGGTGGTCGAAGAACTGGATGGTGTGACGGACTACTGGCCAAGCTCGCCGCACAACCCGGACGGCTATCAGTATGGTAAAGACAATCCGCGGGCAGGGGACACCCACCACTGGGCGGTCTGGCATTCGCGCAAGCCGGTCAAAATTTACGAGGAAGAGGTTTATCGCTTTTATTCGGAGTTCGGTATGCAGTCCTTCAGCTCGCCTGAAGTGGCGGCGACTTTCTGCAATCCGGAAGATATGAATATCTTTGGACCGGTGATGGAGAATCACCAGAAGAACGGTTCCGGTGGCACTTCGGGTAATCTGGTGGTGTTCGATTACATGGCCCGCATGTATCGTTTTCCCAAGGACTATCGTGCGACCGCCTACATTTCCCAGTTGAATCAAGCTTATTGCATGAAGGTGGCGATCGAGCACATGCGGCGTAACCAGCCCCGTTGTATGGGCGCGCTCTACTGGCAGCTGAATGATTGCTGGCCGGTGTCTTCCTGGAGTAGTGTTGAGTTCGGGGGCCGCTGGCGGGCCTTGAACCATGAAGCACGTCGTTTCTATGCACCTGCCATGCTCAGCTTGAAAGTCATCGGCGAGGAAAAGATCGGTCAGAACAATTACTACCACAACAGCATGAGTGGGGTGGAGATCTTTACGGTGTTCGATGGCTTGGAAGAGGTCTCCGGAACCGTCAACTGGTTCCTGGAAACATTGGACGGACAACTTGTGAAGAAGGGTTCGCTCGATGTGACGCTTCGCTACGGGGAATCCATCATGCAGGAGAGCCTCGATTTCACCGAAGAGCTGGCCAGCCATGGGAAGACGAACCTGCTCTTGCGTGCCGAAATGAAGGCGGGCGATTATCCGGTTTCGTATAAGACGGCGTTGTTCTCGACGCCGCGCTTTATCAATCTGGAGCGGGCGCCGATCATCGCCAATGTGACTCCGGTTGAGTCCGGTGTTTACGAGTTGGAGCTTCTGACCAAGAGCTATCACCATATGGTGCAGATTGACCTGCCTGGTATCGAATTCAAATGTTCGGACAACTACTTCGATCTGCATGCCGGGACATCACGAGTGATTACGTTGGAGATTCCTTCCAAGCCGGAAGCATCGGTCGTCGAGTCGAGTTTGACCACTTACTCATTAGTTGATAGCTATTCTTGA
- a CDS encoding AraC family transcriptional regulator translates to MTFSLPYSIQRAGIFKMPANEEPLYDILPAGKQRIELMLEGRGWVKIENDTVEMLPGHLLWHIEGDETISRSDWKNPYACLSIQFDVPKKSSSRPAPQLSHWESIESAFQFSAQVLRWYVDEAIHREGLIHFICGTALIQANRKWGNTSYANHPLKTQQIIHALENRFKEKTPLKAIADEVGCSLAHLHNAVKEALGTTPHEVILTNRVHAAKELLVSTDQQVKEIAVNSGFGSATAFCQSFKQRTGTTPLEYRRSQLQA, encoded by the coding sequence ATGACATTCTCCCTCCCCTATAGCATTCAACGCGCGGGCATATTCAAGATGCCCGCCAATGAAGAACCGCTCTATGATATCCTGCCGGCAGGGAAGCAACGGATCGAGCTCATGCTGGAAGGGCGTGGCTGGGTGAAGATTGAAAATGACACTGTCGAAATGCTGCCCGGACACCTCCTCTGGCACATTGAAGGCGATGAAACCATCTCACGGAGCGACTGGAAAAACCCCTATGCCTGCCTCTCCATTCAGTTCGATGTTCCCAAGAAATCAAGCAGCAGGCCGGCCCCACAGCTGTCACACTGGGAGAGCATCGAGTCCGCCTTCCAGTTCTCTGCCCAAGTTCTGCGCTGGTATGTCGACGAAGCGATCCATCGTGAAGGGCTCATCCACTTCATCTGCGGCACGGCACTCATTCAGGCGAACCGGAAATGGGGAAATACTTCGTATGCCAACCACCCACTCAAAACGCAGCAAATTATCCACGCCCTCGAGAACCGCTTCAAAGAGAAGACACCGCTCAAAGCAATCGCCGATGAAGTCGGTTGCTCCTTAGCGCATCTCCACAACGCAGTCAAAGAAGCTCTCGGCACGACTCCCCACGAAGTCATCCTGACAAACCGGGTGCATGCGGCCAAGGAGCTTCTGGTCAGCACGGATCAGCAGGTCAAGGAAATCGCCGTCAATTCCGGCTTTGGCAGCGCGACCGCCTTTTGCCAATCATTCAAACAACGAACCGGAACCACCCCGTTGGAATATCGCCGCAGTCAACTTCAGGCGTAA